A genome region from Megalobrama amblycephala isolate DHTTF-2021 linkage group LG18, ASM1881202v1, whole genome shotgun sequence includes the following:
- the mrm3b gene encoding rRNA methyltransferase 3B, mitochondrial → MATRITSMRLLCPIFQTALTLRCNAVNIKRYVRRRRCVSGLISVNEPIENSKQVVSQTNERSLKDTIFKIPEKASIQRPDIATNVSQSDISSHSVQFSQLRREKVINVDRHVSAQSTTVSRFGDVDGLLYEKSQPGDKCLTKLVNIARSKKIREQQGKVVLEGKRLVCSALDAGAIAQTVYFSSVDALRELPSDKLRSTSIVKLRMEDPKVWSDLDTSQDVIAIFKRPEASHLTFSEEKYGKPVPLTLICDNVRDPGNLGAVLRSAAAAGCHSVLLTKGCVDVWEPKVLRAAMGAHFRLPIIPSLTWNEIPSHLPKTATIHVADNCSTTMTEDDHTVTPQRLKKPSDYGWVRGHQHPRKVEYEDGDLCGFEDYDSCKSLETQYYYIDWVARHTCLIIGGETHGLSREALRLAERTGGRRLLIPMVHGVDSLNSAMAASILLFEGRKQLLSLAEKIRV, encoded by the exons ATGGCGACGCGCATCACAAGCATGAGATTATTGTGCCCTATATTTCAAACAGCGTTGACATTGCGATGTAATGCCGTAAATATCAAAAGATATGTGCGTAGACGCAGATGCGTATCTGGTTTAATCTCAGTGAATGAGCCGATAGAAAATTCGAAACAAGTCGTCAGTCAAACCAATGAACGTTCATTAAAAGACACCATTTTCAAAATCCCTGAAAAAGCAAGCATTCAACGACCCGACATTGCTACAAATGTCAGCCAAAGTGATATCAGCTCgcattcagttcagttctcacaATTACGTCGGGAAAAGGTAATTAACGTAGACCGCCATGTCTCTGCTCAATCCACCACAGTCTCCCGTTTCGGAGATGTTGATGGTTTGCTGTATGAGAAATCTCAGCCTGGCGACAAATGTTTGAC GAAGTTGGTCAACATAGCTCGATCTAAGAAGATTCGTGAGCAGCAAGGTAAAGTTGTTTTGGAGGGAAAGCGTCTCGTATGCAGTGCTCTGGATGCAGGGGCTATAGCACAAACTGTTTATTTCAGTTCTGTGGATGCACTGCGGGAGCTTCCCTCGGATAAACTCAGAAGTACCAGCATTGTGAAACTTAGGATGGAAGATCCTAAAGTCTGGTCTGATCTTGACACCTCACAAGACGTAATTG CCATATTCAAACGGCCTGAGGCTTCCCATTTAACATTCTCAGAAGAAAAGTATGGCAAGCCTGTGCCTCTGACATTGATTTGTGACAACGTGAGGGACCCAGGAAACCTCGGTGCAGTGTTACGCTCTGCCGCTGCTGCAGGGTGCCATAGTGTACTGCTAACCAAAG GATGTGTGGATGTTTGGGAGCCCAAAGTTCTTAGGGCAGCCATGGGCGCTCATTTCCGTCTCCCCATAATCCCAAGCCTAACATGGAATGAGATTCCAAGTCACCTGCCCAAAACAGCAACCATTCACGTAGCCGACAACTGCAGCACCACCATGACTGAAGATGACCATACTGTAACCCCTCAAAGACTAAAAAAGCCGTCTGATTACGGTTGGGTCAGAGGCCATCAGCACCCAAGGAAGGTGGAATATGAGGATGGGGATTTGTGTGGTTTTGAGGATTATGATAGTTGCAAATCCTTAGAGACTCAGTATTATTACATTGACTGGGTTGCTAGGCACACATGCCTCATAATTGGTGGAGAAACACACGGTCTGAGCCGGGAGGCTTTGCGATTGGCTGAGAGGACTGGAGGACGGAGATTACTGATCCCCATGGTACATGGTGTGGACAGCCTGAACTCTGCCATGGCTGCAAGTATTTTGCTCTTTGAAGGAAGGAAGCAGCTTCTGTCTCTGGCTGAGAAGATAAGAGTTTGA